The following proteins are encoded in a genomic region of Candidatus Zixiibacteriota bacterium:
- a CDS encoding pyridoxine 5'-phosphate synthase: protein MSSLTINVDAVAALRGLCGFAEPDPVQAAVLAELAGADGIAIQISPQRQFIRDRDLYLLKGVVKTRLTLEMPPSEQFVTKALEVKPWMVTFASDQQGGDAALLPVDLTNTEIDYRDLTDRLTAVGVLVGFFVDPQSEQVKQVARFGGTTILLNCLGYTNARTLEAAQQELDRIDATAAAAAKAGLAVNCGRGLTYRNLSPIVELGLADEFVVGYAVAARALLVGYERAVIEMLRLIDKPVPTQ, encoded by the coding sequence TTGTCATCACTCACGATAAATGTCGATGCAGTGGCGGCGCTGCGTGGTCTGTGCGGCTTTGCCGAACCGGACCCGGTGCAGGCCGCCGTGCTGGCTGAGTTGGCCGGCGCCGATGGGATAGCCATCCAGATTTCACCCCAACGTCAGTTCATACGTGATCGTGATCTGTATCTCTTGAAAGGTGTGGTCAAAACCAGGCTCACCCTTGAAATGCCGCCGTCCGAGCAGTTTGTGACCAAGGCGCTCGAAGTCAAGCCGTGGATGGTGACATTCGCATCCGATCAACAGGGTGGTGATGCTGCTCTCCTGCCTGTGGATCTTACCAACACCGAGATTGACTATCGCGATCTGACCGACCGCCTGACGGCAGTCGGCGTGCTGGTTGGGTTCTTTGTGGACCCTCAGAGCGAGCAGGTTAAGCAGGTGGCCAGGTTTGGCGGTACCACCATCCTGCTGAACTGTTTGGGTTACACCAACGCCCGGACGCTTGAAGCCGCTCAGCAGGAACTGGATCGTATCGATGCCACGGCAGCGGCTGCTGCGAAAGCCGGATTAGCCGTCAATTGTGGACGGGGTCTGACCTATCGTAATCTCTCGCCGATTGTGGAACTGGGCCTGGCCGACGAATTCGTAGTCGGCTACGCCGTCGCCGCCCGCGCCCTGCTGGTGGGGTACGAGCGGGCAGTAATAGAGATGCTGAGGTTGATTGATAAACCGGTGCCGACCCAGTAA
- the rsmA gene encoding 16S rRNA (adenine(1518)-N(6)/adenine(1519)-N(6))-dimethyltransferase RsmA: MSGYRPKKRLGQNFLISKETIQRIIDLIQPTDAQSIIEIGAGRGALTLPMAQSGAIVTAVEIDRDLIGYLEKLLENYPNSSILNQDFLRLDPTAAKLAPFVLVGNLPYQISSPVIEWVVQNRESVQVAFLMMQKEVAERLASSPGSKDWSPLAIFTQLYFDVETCFTVGPSAFRPAPKVTSAVVRMTPKAADVVADPVPFQRIVRAAFRQRRKLLVNNLLGEVTTGPEFLRSLLLKMNLPVDIRAEQVSTEQFCALADELVSHLTR; the protein is encoded by the coding sequence ATGAGCGGCTATCGTCCCAAGAAACGTCTGGGCCAGAACTTCCTGATTTCAAAAGAGACCATCCAAAGAATCATAGATCTGATTCAACCCACCGACGCCCAGTCTATAATCGAGATCGGCGCCGGCCGCGGCGCGTTGACCCTGCCGATGGCTCAATCAGGCGCCATCGTTACCGCTGTAGAAATCGATAGGGATCTGATTGGATATCTTGAGAAGCTCCTCGAAAACTACCCCAACAGTTCGATACTCAATCAGGACTTTCTCAGGTTGGACCCAACAGCGGCCAAGCTCGCACCCTTTGTGCTGGTAGGTAATCTTCCATACCAGATCAGTTCTCCGGTGATCGAGTGGGTGGTGCAGAACCGGGAGTCCGTGCAGGTGGCCTTTCTGATGATGCAGAAAGAAGTTGCCGAACGTTTGGCCTCGTCGCCCGGCAGTAAAGACTGGTCACCCCTGGCCATTTTTACCCAGTTGTATTTTGACGTGGAGACCTGTTTCACGGTTGGGCCGAGCGCTTTTCGACCAGCGCCCAAAGTGACTTCGGCGGTAGTCAGAATGACTCCGAAGGCCGCCGATGTCGTGGCCGATCCGGTGCCCTTCCAGCGAATCGTGCGCGCGGCATTCAGACAAAGACGCAAGCTGCTGGTAAACAATCTACTCGGTGAGGTTACCACAGGCCCCGAATTCCTGCGGTCGCTGCTTTTGAAAATGAATCTGCCGGTTGACATCCGCGCCGAGCAAGTTTCCACCGAACAGTTCTGCGCCCTGGCCGACGAGTTGGTCAGCCATCTAACCAGGTAG
- a CDS encoding TatD family hydrolase has translation MIDSHCHLDFEPFHSRLDEVLAAARGASVHTVVNIGADIKSSRRSVDLASSHEMIYATVGVHPHDAKTVNEDILTELEQLASHHKVVAIGEIGLDFFRDLSPRPVQKKAFHQQLELAAKLNMPVVIHTREAFRQTVDIVRVYSADLPGGVFHCFPGTVEEAHEVFELGFIVGLGGVITYRGAGMAQVAAEVPLEKIVLETDAPYLTPVPHRGKTNEPAYLKHTCRKLAELRSISVDEVERVTDRACQKLYRLVETFGD, from the coding sequence ATGATCGACTCCCATTGCCATCTGGACTTTGAACCGTTCCACTCCAGGCTCGACGAGGTACTGGCTGCGGCCCGGGGTGCCTCTGTTCACACAGTAGTCAATATCGGCGCCGATATCAAATCCTCCCGAAGGTCGGTCGACTTGGCCTCAAGCCACGAGATGATATATGCCACGGTTGGTGTTCATCCGCACGATGCAAAAACTGTCAACGAAGACATCCTCACCGAGCTTGAGCAGCTTGCCTCTCACCACAAAGTAGTCGCTATCGGCGAGATCGGGCTGGATTTTTTCAGGGACCTGTCACCTCGTCCGGTCCAGAAGAAAGCCTTTCATCAACAATTGGAATTGGCCGCAAAGCTGAACATGCCGGTTGTGATTCATACTCGCGAGGCGTTTCGCCAGACAGTTGACATTGTGCGTGTGTACTCAGCTGACTTGCCGGGCGGTGTGTTCCACTGCTTCCCCGGAACGGTTGAGGAAGCGCACGAGGTTTTTGAGTTGGGCTTTATCGTCGGTCTGGGTGGTGTTATCACTTACCGAGGTGCCGGGATGGCTCAAGTGGCAGCCGAGGTGCCGCTTGAGAAAATCGTGCTGGAAACCGATGCGCCATACCTGACGCCGGTACCACATCGCGGCAAGACAAATGAACCGGCCTACCTAAAACACACCTGCCGCAAGCTGGCCGAGCTTCGTTCGATTTCGGTCGACGAAGTAGAGAGGGTTACCGATAGAGCCTGCCAGAAACTGTACCGACTGGTGGAGACTTTTGGGGATTGA
- the metG gene encoding methionine--tRNA ligase, with protein MPRPFYVTTPIYYVNDKPHIGHAYTTIAADLLARFYRLTGRESFFLTGTDEHGSKVAEAAAEAGVSEVEFCNKSIETFKQAWTNLDIAYDDFIRTTSKRHEEAVRKILDAMRAAKTDDGLDVVYSGYYEGLYCTGCEKFLTEKELVDGLCPDHQKAPEKLKEENYFFRLSAYLPILKEKIETGELKILPDERRREVLGLIDQDLPDFSLSRERVKWGIPLPFDESQVAYVWVDALSNYISAIGYADDPDKFDKWWNKADVVHLMAKDILKFHCLWWPAMLMAAGVKLPETMFLHGFFTVDGQKMSKSIGAKIDPNDMVSEFGADGARYLLLTQYPFGIDGDIQANRFITQYNSDLANDLGNLVSRVAKMVMVNFEGRLPKPLEGLEGMQALMEQAERLPNAAHEHINGFRIGRAIGDAIDMVRAANKFFNDLAPWKLAKEGRTDELGGVLYTCCEILRIVSVVLFPVMPTKMRELRGVLSLDDSTLSLDNAREFFNLQPGAKIHIDGSIFPRLKPSEAKKPAVTADAGSAEANLLDISDFARADMRVAKVLEAETVEGADKLLKLQIDLGDHKRQIVAGIAKQYSPEKIIGMSIIVVTNLKPAKIRGVESNGMLLAASKGKKLALVIPDGDLPLGARVS; from the coding sequence GTGCCAAGACCATTCTATGTTACCACGCCGATTTATTACGTCAATGATAAACCGCATATTGGCCATGCTTACACGACAATTGCAGCCGACCTGCTGGCTCGATTCTATCGACTGACCGGACGCGAATCCTTTTTCCTGACCGGGACCGATGAACACGGTTCCAAAGTAGCCGAAGCCGCTGCTGAAGCCGGTGTCTCCGAAGTCGAGTTCTGTAACAAATCGATCGAAACTTTCAAACAAGCCTGGACGAATCTCGATATTGCCTACGACGATTTCATTCGCACTACTTCCAAACGTCATGAAGAGGCGGTCCGGAAAATCCTCGACGCCATGCGAGCCGCCAAGACAGACGACGGCCTTGATGTAGTATACTCTGGCTACTATGAAGGTCTCTACTGCACCGGTTGCGAGAAATTTCTCACCGAGAAGGAGCTGGTTGATGGCCTCTGTCCGGATCACCAGAAAGCACCGGAAAAACTCAAAGAGGAAAACTACTTTTTCAGACTCAGCGCCTACCTGCCTATTCTGAAGGAGAAGATCGAGACCGGCGAACTGAAAATTCTGCCCGATGAACGAAGACGAGAGGTCCTCGGACTGATCGATCAGGACTTGCCCGATTTTTCTCTCTCGCGCGAAAGAGTCAAATGGGGCATCCCGTTGCCGTTCGATGAATCGCAGGTGGCTTATGTTTGGGTCGACGCCCTCTCGAACTATATCAGTGCCATCGGGTATGCCGATGATCCGGACAAGTTCGACAAATGGTGGAACAAGGCCGACGTGGTCCACCTCATGGCCAAAGACATCCTTAAGTTTCATTGTCTTTGGTGGCCGGCCATGTTGATGGCGGCCGGAGTCAAACTCCCCGAGACTATGTTCCTTCACGGCTTCTTCACTGTGGATGGACAGAAAATGTCGAAGTCAATCGGGGCCAAGATAGACCCCAATGACATGGTCTCTGAATTCGGCGCGGATGGGGCCCGATACCTCTTGTTGACGCAGTACCCATTCGGCATCGACGGCGACATTCAGGCCAACCGGTTTATCACTCAATACAACTCCGACCTGGCCAACGACCTCGGCAATCTGGTTTCACGGGTGGCCAAGATGGTCATGGTCAACTTTGAGGGTCGTTTGCCCAAACCGCTGGAGGGCCTTGAGGGAATGCAGGCTTTGATGGAACAGGCGGAGCGACTGCCGAACGCCGCACACGAACACATAAATGGTTTTCGCATCGGTCGCGCCATCGGCGATGCGATAGACATGGTGCGCGCCGCCAACAAATTCTTCAATGACCTGGCCCCCTGGAAACTGGCTAAAGAGGGACGCACCGATGAGCTTGGCGGTGTTCTGTATACTTGCTGCGAAATCCTGCGGATTGTGTCGGTGGTGCTCTTTCCGGTTATGCCGACAAAGATGCGTGAGCTGCGTGGCGTACTCTCACTCGACGACAGCACACTCTCCCTGGACAATGCACGCGAATTCTTTAACCTCCAGCCGGGCGCAAAGATTCATATCGATGGATCGATCTTCCCGCGTCTGAAGCCATCCGAAGCCAAGAAGCCGGCTGTAACCGCGGATGCGGGATCGGCTGAAGCCAACCTGCTGGACATTTCCGACTTCGCCAGAGCCGACATGCGCGTGGCCAAAGTGCTGGAAGCTGAGACAGTCGAAGGAGCCGACAAACTACTCAAGCTTCAGATCGATCTGGGTGACCATAAACGTCAGATCGTGGCCGGTATTGCCAAACAGTACAGCCCGGAAAAGATCATCGGCATGAGCATAATTGTCGTGACCAATCTCAAGCCGGCCAAAATCCGTGGCGTAGAATCCAACGGCATGCTGCTGGCGGCAAGCAAAGGCAAGAAGCTGGCTTTGGTGATACCGGACGGCGACCTGCCGCTGGGCGCCAGAGTGAGTTGA
- the ricT gene encoding regulatory iron-sulfur-containing complex subunit RicT, which yields MAELYLVEFKGSRKEYFFNSYYHSLKIDDLVIVQAERGEDIGVLLNKVETQSDLGDRGRPRSILRRASGEDVEALQDLRSRERDFQGEVIKTVATYKLEMKVVDVECQFDGNKMTIYFTADHRVDFRELVKELAAKFRTRIELRQIGVRDEARRLGGYGICGLRQCCNTFIQDFAPISTQHAREQDLPLNPAKISGNCGRLLCCLRYEAGQYGECKRRFPAAGSHVTTKAGESGTIERIDIFKEEAIIRDSEGHRFSSPADGLMTPKGRAETIHGSTADGSTDARKRRQRPTNRPSDKNGRPPETDTESERS from the coding sequence ATGGCTGAACTATATCTGGTAGAATTCAAAGGTTCGCGCAAAGAGTACTTCTTCAACAGCTATTATCACTCCCTCAAAATCGATGACCTGGTAATCGTGCAAGCCGAACGAGGCGAGGACATCGGAGTGTTGCTCAACAAAGTAGAAACTCAATCGGACTTAGGTGACCGCGGGCGACCCCGTTCCATTCTAAGGCGGGCTTCGGGCGAAGATGTCGAGGCGCTTCAAGACCTCAGAAGCAGGGAACGCGACTTTCAAGGCGAAGTCATCAAGACAGTCGCCACATACAAGCTGGAGATGAAAGTGGTCGATGTTGAATGTCAGTTCGACGGCAACAAGATGACCATTTACTTCACGGCCGATCACCGCGTGGATTTCCGCGAACTGGTAAAGGAGTTGGCGGCCAAGTTTCGGACCCGTATCGAACTTAGACAAATAGGTGTGCGCGACGAGGCAAGGCGGCTGGGTGGCTACGGTATCTGCGGTCTGAGGCAGTGTTGCAACACCTTCATCCAGGATTTTGCTCCCATCTCCACGCAGCACGCCCGCGAGCAGGATTTACCTTTGAACCCGGCCAAAATCTCAGGCAACTGCGGTCGCCTGCTCTGCTGCCTTCGCTATGAAGCCGGGCAGTATGGTGAATGCAAGCGCCGTTTTCCGGCTGCCGGTTCGCATGTCACTACCAAAGCGGGCGAGTCGGGCACTATCGAACGGATTGATATCTTCAAGGAAGAAGCAATCATTCGAGATTCCGAAGGTCATCGCTTCAGCAGCCCCGCCGACGGGCTCATGACCCCCAAAGGACGGGCCGAGACCATCCATGGCTCAACTGCCGACGGCTCCACCGACGCAAGGAAGAGGCGTCAAAGGCCGACAAATAGACCGTCGGACAAAAACGGTCGACCGCCGGAAACTGATACCGAATCAGAGAGGAGTTAG
- a CDS encoding peptidoglycan DD-metalloendopeptidase family protein has translation MRVTTLTVLLAVCIPVGLLSAKDQKEKIFDQRKELQQIQEEVEQGQKRLDSLKREETGVQKNVSEYDQKIVSNRKVIQRLNKKLNAIKKDIGAATEQLTQSRDDYQQTRRRFLAGVHRFYLVAHSPTAATSEAPNQEVELNRRVVYLTALADFEAGHVAAASAYLNESIEQLDDFSGEKSRVAGLKKKKETATALDKSRKERQQKKLQALRRRKTEEADHLLMLQQAAEEMEGIIARLEQQRQPPPGQTLPPSVFASMKGQLPPPVRGKIIETFGSKVHPITHLKSFSPGVTIKAAAGRKVTAVGAGTVAYVGDLRGYGKFVILDHGDRYYSTYAGLDRVAVTVGRYVHAGDQVAVAASEGRVKFELREGRQPLDPVKWIRFDAL, from the coding sequence ATGCGAGTGACTACCCTGACAGTTCTTTTGGCCGTGTGCATCCCGGTCGGCTTGCTTTCGGCCAAGGACCAAAAAGAGAAGATATTCGATCAGAGAAAAGAACTCCAGCAGATTCAAGAGGAAGTCGAACAGGGGCAAAAGAGACTGGACTCACTCAAGCGCGAAGAGACGGGCGTTCAAAAAAACGTCTCCGAGTACGATCAGAAAATCGTATCCAATCGGAAGGTGATCCAGCGCTTGAACAAGAAGCTGAATGCCATAAAGAAAGATATTGGAGCGGCCACCGAACAGTTGACACAGAGCCGTGATGATTACCAACAGACCCGGCGTCGATTCCTGGCTGGTGTTCATCGTTTTTATCTGGTAGCACATAGCCCCACGGCGGCAACTTCCGAAGCGCCCAATCAGGAAGTGGAGTTGAACCGTCGCGTCGTTTACCTTACGGCCCTGGCTGATTTCGAGGCCGGTCACGTAGCAGCCGCATCGGCCTATCTGAACGAATCAATCGAACAGTTGGATGATTTCTCAGGTGAAAAATCGCGCGTGGCCGGACTCAAGAAGAAGAAAGAGACCGCCACGGCGCTCGACAAAAGCAGAAAAGAGCGGCAACAGAAAAAGCTTCAGGCCCTGCGTCGTCGTAAAACCGAAGAAGCCGACCATCTGCTGATGCTGCAACAGGCGGCCGAGGAGATGGAGGGCATCATCGCCCGCTTGGAACAACAGCGTCAGCCACCGCCCGGTCAGACGCTGCCGCCGTCCGTATTTGCGTCGATGAAGGGACAATTGCCGCCGCCGGTGCGGGGGAAAATCATCGAGACTTTTGGATCGAAGGTGCATCCGATAACCCACCTGAAATCGTTCTCACCGGGTGTTACCATCAAGGCTGCGGCGGGGCGAAAGGTCACAGCCGTGGGGGCAGGCACAGTGGCTTACGTTGGGGATTTGCGTGGCTACGGGAAATTCGTTATCCTGGATCACGGTGATCGGTACTACAGCACCTATGCCGGACTGGACCGCGTCGCGGTGACAGTCGGTCGCTATGTGCATGCCGGTGACCAGGTGGCCGTAGCGGCCTCGGAAGGTCGCGTGAAATTCGAACTGAGAGAGGGACGCCAGCCGCTTGATCCCGTGAAGTGGATACGATTTGATGCCCTTTGA
- a CDS encoding permease-like cell division protein FtsX, whose amino-acid sequence MRNLFGHPGAAFSSFMSLTLLFLLFDLFWIAAGTSDRFYTQMLSEMEMELFIEAPSSDSTQLDLQPKLQEVDGVKSVTFISTDQARRRLADLIGADLLVGYDSTNPLPASYILTFEDDALTTKAMTEVETQVLQMEGVELAFYGQRWLAKAEETRAITLSLGMILGGLILMAALIGSANNIRLMTQTRAIGFRQMQILGAGRMFLAAPFLLEGLVISSLSGLAGWAAVLYVHSRVSFARFELVLPPLEEMAMFVGVVSFVGLVSGYLGIRKMLR is encoded by the coding sequence TTGCGCAATCTTTTCGGCCATCCAGGCGCCGCTTTCAGTTCGTTCATGTCGCTCACTCTGTTGTTTTTGTTGTTCGATCTTTTCTGGATTGCGGCCGGGACATCGGATCGCTTCTATACGCAGATGCTGTCAGAGATGGAAATGGAGTTGTTCATAGAAGCACCATCGTCGGATTCAACCCAGCTCGACTTGCAGCCGAAGCTTCAGGAGGTCGACGGTGTCAAGAGTGTGACTTTCATCTCAACCGATCAGGCGCGCCGCAGACTGGCCGACCTGATCGGCGCCGATCTGTTAGTCGGTTACGACAGCACCAATCCGCTACCTGCTTCATATATACTAACATTCGAAGATGATGCCCTCACCACCAAGGCAATGACCGAAGTCGAGACCCAGGTACTGCAGATGGAAGGGGTTGAGTTGGCCTTCTACGGGCAACGCTGGTTGGCCAAAGCCGAAGAGACGCGAGCCATCACTCTGAGCCTGGGGATGATCCTGGGCGGCTTGATTCTGATGGCGGCGTTAATTGGTTCGGCCAACAATATCCGTCTCATGACCCAGACCCGGGCCATTGGTTTCCGCCAGATGCAGATTCTCGGAGCCGGTCGCATGTTTCTGGCTGCACCGTTTTTACTGGAGGGACTCGTCATCAGCTCTCTTTCCGGCCTGGCCGGATGGGCAGCGGTGCTATACGTTCACTCGCGGGTGTCCTTCGCCCGATTCGAGCTGGTTCTGCCGCCACTTGAAGAAATGGCCATGTTCGTAGGCGTGGTATCTTTTGTCGGTCTGGTGAGCGGCTACCTCGGAATCAGAAAGATGCTCAGGTAG
- a CDS encoding ATP-binding cassette domain-containing protein, with amino-acid sequence MANKPIVEFSNVFHTSDRGEPIFEDVNLSISAGRSVVISGAAGSGKTTLIELLLGLKFPDSGAVELFGETLKPGRRHRLKRLRRRVGGVGGVYDLVPSLTVAENVLFPLILIAERRRIRRERLMKTLTEFKLLKQAGLRPYQLTRVEYTLAQFARASIAHQPLLIIDEPSAGLDPATYGDIFDYLVRVSLSGRSMIILTSETDSKVLPASDHLRIENGTLL; translated from the coding sequence ATGGCGAACAAACCGATAGTCGAATTCAGCAACGTCTTTCATACTTCGGATCGCGGCGAACCGATTTTTGAAGATGTCAATTTGTCTATCTCCGCCGGAAGGTCGGTTGTCATATCCGGGGCGGCCGGCTCAGGCAAAACGACTCTGATCGAACTGTTATTGGGCCTGAAGTTTCCCGACAGTGGCGCCGTCGAGCTTTTTGGTGAGACTCTGAAGCCGGGGCGCAGGCATCGGCTGAAACGACTACGACGTCGGGTCGGCGGCGTGGGTGGTGTCTATGATCTGGTGCCGAGCTTGACGGTTGCCGAAAACGTACTCTTCCCGCTGATCCTCATTGCCGAACGTCGACGTATCCGCCGTGAGCGGCTGATGAAAACACTGACCGAGTTCAAGCTACTCAAACAGGCCGGACTGCGTCCATATCAACTCACGCGGGTGGAATACACTCTGGCTCAGTTTGCGCGCGCTTCGATAGCCCACCAACCGTTGTTGATAATCGATGAACCCTCGGCAGGGCTGGACCCGGCCACCTATGGGGACATTTTCGACTACCTGGTGCGGGTCTCGTTGTCCGGGCGGTCGATGATCATTCTAACCTCCGAGACCGACAGCAAAGTCCTGCCGGCCAGTGATCACTTACGAATCGAAAACGGTACTCTGCTGTGA
- a CDS encoding YCF48-related protein, which translates to MTTKNLMIRSLVATLITLCTAGQVSSQEWQSIKFPSPANLTGVCFVHPDTGFVVTDYGEFGRTVDGGKRWFMKQITTGAALEDVSFISGNLGFVCGRGASLYRTLDGGATWDNMSLKDTIPWLFDIELLTGQVVMVAGATRAQADPYEGLMLRSTDGGKTFDRQKIVGVGYKEFFYRPGGPLFLLTMGGLSRSEDLGESWKTSLTSDGKPGRALSFAGATAVIAGPQGMCAYSADSGRTWRVNDRSDKEVYIAVEMIDEKTGYIGGHPGVLLKTEDGGRSWSDEPMATKFTVLDFYLMSDKLYAVGTGGGMAVKKVK; encoded by the coding sequence ATGACAACAAAAAACCTCATGATCCGCTCACTGGTCGCCACCCTGATAACGCTGTGCACGGCCGGTCAAGTGTCCTCACAAGAGTGGCAAAGCATCAAGTTTCCCAGTCCGGCCAATCTTACCGGCGTATGCTTTGTGCATCCCGATACCGGCTTTGTGGTCACCGACTATGGTGAGTTTGGTCGCACCGTCGATGGTGGCAAACGCTGGTTCATGAAGCAAATCACTACCGGGGCAGCCCTTGAGGATGTGTCGTTTATCAGCGGAAATCTGGGTTTTGTTTGTGGTCGCGGAGCATCGCTCTATCGCACTCTTGACGGCGGTGCAACCTGGGATAACATGTCGCTAAAAGACACTATCCCCTGGCTGTTCGACATCGAATTGCTCACCGGTCAGGTTGTAATGGTGGCCGGCGCCACCCGGGCTCAGGCCGATCCGTATGAAGGTCTTATGCTCAGATCGACCGACGGCGGTAAGACTTTTGATCGCCAGAAAATAGTGGGTGTGGGATACAAAGAGTTTTTCTATCGCCCCGGCGGGCCGCTCTTCTTGTTGACTATGGGTGGATTAAGCCGCTCCGAGGACCTCGGCGAGAGTTGGAAGACCAGCCTGACATCCGACGGCAAACCGGGCCGAGCCTTGTCATTCGCCGGCGCCACCGCCGTTATCGCCGGGCCGCAAGGTATGTGCGCTTACTCAGCCGACAGCGGACGGACCTGGCGGGTGAATGACCGATCGGATAAGGAAGTCTACATCGCCGTCGAGATGATCGATGAAAAGACCGGCTATATCGGTGGTCATCCCGGAGTATTGCTCAAGACCGAGGATGGCGGGCGCAGTTGGTCAGACGAGCCTATGGCGACCAAGTTCACCGTGCTCGATTTCTATTTGATGTCGGACAAACTCTACGCCGTCGGCACCGGCGGCGGGATGGCCGTCAAAAAAGTGAAGTAG
- a CDS encoding YIP1 family protein gives METPPISNSPSGYPVAGSNSGRSITSLMMGVFTAPGQTFDEFCKRPRLIVPLITVLILAAITGAVTVKQTGMIQYDMLKTSTTIPASALEEIHQKALDSGPVSGALGPFFGILIGSIIGALIAWFLGSFVFGGKAKFSAVWAVGIMGSLISVVGGLIRMPLILAKDTAYVSLGFAALMPGKDFTSILYALLSMMDFFVIWGVIVTGIGYAAVFGISRGKGIMVAAIPAVIVIGLMVGLIVLGMSFSGVELSWV, from the coding sequence ATGGAAACTCCTCCAATTTCCAATTCGCCGAGCGGTTACCCGGTCGCCGGCTCGAATTCCGGCCGCAGCATCACGAGCTTGATGATGGGCGTTTTCACGGCGCCCGGTCAGACCTTTGACGAGTTCTGCAAACGCCCCAGACTCATAGTTCCCCTCATCACGGTTTTGATTCTGGCTGCGATAACCGGCGCCGTGACCGTCAAGCAGACCGGCATGATTCAGTATGACATGCTCAAGACCTCGACCACCATTCCTGCTTCCGCCCTGGAAGAGATACATCAAAAGGCTCTCGATTCCGGACCGGTCAGCGGCGCACTCGGCCCGTTTTTCGGTATCTTGATCGGCAGTATTATCGGGGCGCTGATCGCCTGGTTCTTGGGCAGCTTCGTTTTCGGCGGGAAGGCCAAGTTTTCGGCGGTCTGGGCGGTCGGCATTATGGGCAGTCTGATTTCAGTGGTCGGCGGGTTGATTAGAATGCCGCTGATTTTGGCCAAAGACACGGCCTACGTTTCTCTCGGATTCGCCGCCCTGATGCCGGGCAAAGACTTCACCTCAATCCTCTACGCGCTACTCTCCATGATGGATTTCTTCGTCATTTGGGGGGTCATTGTGACCGGTATCGGGTATGCTGCTGTCTTTGGCATATCGCGAGGCAAAGGGATAATGGTCGCGGCCATTCCGGCGGTGATAGTTATCGGCCTGATGGTCGGACTGATTGTGTTGGGTATGAGCTTTTCAGGCGTCGAGTTGAGTTGGGTGTAG